One region of Actinomycetota bacterium genomic DNA includes:
- a CDS encoding SDR family oxidoreductase, which translates to MAQKALVTGGSRGIGKAIALALAENGFDVAIAARTLRASDPTPEHSQTVHKQDLRPLPGSVEETCALVEERGQKSLALRMDLTDLDSVEAACDKLLAEWGGVDVVVNNGRHIGPGLMDSILDTPIEQYPLFVMAHGVAPIRIAQKLLPGMIERGHGTFVTISSGAGYEFYPEGARPGLGYRIGKASGHTLVGSIQAEHRDQGIKAYNVNPGFVLTERNSLDVEEFGFDPAWAGPPAAVGAAVAWLVTSPEADALQRQNIDAQPLALERKLYPDWRPAGADTPLL; encoded by the coding sequence ATGGCACAGAAGGCATTGGTCACTGGCGGCAGTCGCGGCATTGGCAAGGCAATTGCACTTGCGCTGGCGGAGAACGGCTTCGATGTTGCGATTGCGGCTCGCACTCTGCGCGCCAGCGATCCCACCCCTGAGCACTCCCAGACCGTTCACAAGCAGGATCTGCGTCCGCTTCCTGGCAGCGTTGAAGAGACATGTGCGCTCGTTGAAGAGCGCGGGCAGAAGTCACTAGCGCTCCGGATGGACCTGACTGACCTTGATTCAGTTGAGGCAGCCTGCGACAAGCTGCTGGCCGAGTGGGGCGGCGTGGACGTCGTGGTCAACAACGGCCGCCATATCGGGCCTGGTCTGATGGACTCGATTCTGGACACCCCAATTGAGCAGTACCCGCTGTTTGTCATGGCGCACGGAGTCGCGCCGATCCGCATTGCTCAGAAGCTGCTGCCGGGCATGATCGAGCGAGGTCACGGCACCTTCGTCACCATTTCCTCAGGTGCTGGCTACGAGTTCTACCCTGAGGGCGCCAGGCCAGGGCTGGGCTACCGCATCGGCAAGGCTTCGGGGCACACCCTCGTGGGCAGCATTCAGGCCGAGCACCGCGATCAGGGCATCAAGGCGTACAACGTGAATCCAGGCTTCGTGCTCACCGAGCGCAACTCACTTGACGTTGAAGAGTTCGGCTTTGATCCGGCCTGGGCCGGACCTCCTGCAGCCGTTGGCGCAGCAGTTGCCTGGTTGGTGACCTCCCCTGAGGCCGACGCACTGCAGCGTCAGAACATCGACGCGCAGCCGCTGGCCCTTGAGCGCAAGCTGTACCCGGATTGGCGTCCGGCAGGCGCGGATACGCCTTTGCTCTGA
- a CDS encoding matrixin family metalloprotease, whose protein sequence is MTVSEPPTGADRRDPHNPLRRPSDYTGDGRRRRHWTGPERLLRLNYRRSPIATLICTLTLLMGTSAVAYGTTRVGSIYNDEAFAGSGWASCSTPISFTTDTSYLSKDMAASIRPDLAAAFEEWTRGAGYAFVDEGEHPVVFDDATSTVRTSADLQRNIAVYFVPDSRSRMITSAVVGFASPNMVRPDTREIVGGYMVVSADYVKVVDPVRRRALFMHELGHALGLAHSDDPGNVMYKYMHNNATLASGDIAGIKAIEKVCAS, encoded by the coding sequence GTGACGGTTAGCGAGCCTCCTACTGGCGCTGATCGACGCGATCCGCATAATCCCTTGCGTCGTCCCAGCGACTACACAGGAGATGGCAGGCGTCGGCGGCATTGGACCGGTCCCGAGCGCCTACTTCGGCTCAATTACCGCCGTAGCCCCATCGCTACATTGATCTGCACGCTGACCCTGCTGATGGGTACGAGCGCCGTTGCCTATGGCACAACCCGCGTTGGATCCATCTACAACGATGAGGCATTTGCCGGCAGTGGCTGGGCGAGTTGCTCGACGCCCATCAGTTTCACCACCGACACCTCCTACCTGTCCAAGGACATGGCAGCCAGCATCCGCCCAGACTTGGCCGCTGCATTCGAAGAATGGACTCGTGGCGCGGGCTATGCATTTGTGGATGAGGGGGAGCATCCCGTGGTCTTCGATGATGCGACTTCCACGGTCAGAACTTCAGCCGATCTGCAACGGAACATCGCCGTCTATTTCGTGCCGGACTCACGTTCGAGGATGATCACCAGCGCGGTCGTGGGCTTCGCCTCGCCCAACATGGTTCGGCCTGACACCCGGGAGATTGTGGGCGGGTACATGGTCGTGAGCGCTGACTACGTGAAGGTGGTGGATCCTGTACGCAGACGCGCTCTCTTCATGCACGAACTTGGGCATGCATTGGGATTGGCGCACAGCGATGACCCGGGCAACGTGATGTACAAGTACATGCACAACAACGCCACCCTGGCCAGCGGTGATATCGCGGGAATCAAGGCCATCGAGAAGGTCTGTGCCTCCTGA
- the nusB gene encoding transcription antitermination factor NusB: protein MAARSKARKRALDVLYEADVRGTNASEVLLGQIDRRAADHEPELNAYVTELVEGVVANQEQIDEILSTYSMGWTLERMPAVDRAVLRIGTFEIIWADDVPDAVAVSEAVALVADLSTEESASFVNGLLGRIIEIKPQLAVASLGDN from the coding sequence GTGGCAGCGCGAAGCAAGGCACGCAAGCGTGCACTTGACGTGCTCTATGAAGCCGATGTGCGTGGCACCAATGCGTCCGAAGTCCTGTTGGGGCAGATTGATCGACGTGCGGCAGATCACGAGCCGGAACTCAACGCGTATGTCACCGAACTTGTTGAAGGTGTGGTCGCCAATCAGGAGCAGATTGACGAGATTCTGAGCACGTATTCCATGGGATGGACCTTGGAGCGCATGCCAGCAGTCGACAGGGCAGTGCTTCGCATCGGCACCTTCGAAATCATCTGGGCTGATGATGTGCCCGACGCCGTAGCAGTGTCCGAGGCGGTGGCATTGGTTGCGGATCTCTCGACAGAAGAGTCAGCTTCATTCGTCAACGGACTGCTTGGCCGCATCATCGAGATCAAGCCGCAGTTGGCAGTCGCGAGTCTGGGCGACAACTAG
- the efp gene encoding elongation factor P, translating into MATSNDLKNGLVLNIDGQLWTVIEFQHVKPGKGGAFVRSKLKNVLTGKVVDRTFNAGVKVETEQVDRRDMQYLYRDGEDWVFMDVSSYEQYPVPNAVVGDSSRFLLENQVANVSIHNGSPIIVELPANVELTITYTEPGVQGDRSTGGSKPATLETGTEIQVPLFIESDTKVKVDTRDGSYLGRVND; encoded by the coding sequence GTGGCAACCTCGAACGATCTCAAGAACGGCCTTGTCCTGAACATTGATGGACAGTTGTGGACCGTGATCGAATTTCAGCATGTCAAGCCTGGCAAGGGCGGTGCATTCGTGCGCAGCAAGCTGAAGAACGTGTTGACTGGCAAGGTGGTTGATCGGACTTTCAATGCCGGGGTCAAAGTCGAGACTGAGCAGGTCGATCGTCGCGATATGCAGTACCTCTACCGTGATGGTGAGGACTGGGTGTTCATGGACGTCAGCAGTTACGAGCAGTACCCCGTGCCCAACGCCGTTGTTGGGGATTCCTCGCGTTTCCTGCTTGAGAACCAGGTTGCCAATGTCTCGATTCACAATGGATCGCCGATCATTGTTGAGCTGCCCGCGAACGTCGAACTGACGATCACCTACACCGAGCCGGGCGTGCAAGGCGACCGATCAACAGGTGGCTCAAAGCCGGCCACTCTCGAAACGGGCACCGAGATCCAGGTTCCGCTCTTCATTGAATCTGACACCAAGGTGAAGGTCGATACTCGCGACGGCTCGTACCTCGGGCGCGTGAACGACTAG